A single Buchnera aphidicola (Hyperomyzus lactucae) DNA region contains:
- the purB gene encoding adenylosuccinate lyase, translating to MELTSLTAISPIDGRYSSSTILLRNIFSEFSFFKYRLAIEVQWLKKIISMSEILNIKSVIDDKEILFLDNIIKKFNEKDALYIKNIEKKTNHDIKALEYFLKEKISKSKNLSLLSEFVHFGCTSEDINNLAYALMLKDVRSQIILPLWKKIIFFLKKMIFQYKNIPLLSLTHGQPATPSTMGKEIANFYYRMQRQYIKLENIEILGKINGSTGNYNAHLAAYPEVNWHKISEEFIKSLGIHWNPYTTQIEPHDYIAEFFSCMSLFNTILINFNRDMWGYISLNYFKQKSIEQEIGSSVMPHKINPINFENSEGNLGLSNALMNHMIKKLPISRWQRDLSDSTVLRNLGVAISYAIIAYYSVLSGIKKLEINEFQLFKNLDENWSILSEPIQTVMRRYGIKDAYEQLKILTRGKIINKNIIKDFISNLDIPKKEKERLNKITPFNYIGAASTIINDIK from the coding sequence ATGGAATTAACTTCTTTAACAGCTATATCTCCTATTGATGGTAGATATAGCAGTTCTACAATATTGTTAAGAAATATCTTTAGTGAATTTAGTTTTTTTAAATATCGTCTTGCAATAGAAGTGCAGTGGTTAAAAAAAATAATTAGTATGTCTGAAATATTAAATATTAAAAGCGTCATAGATGATAAAGAAATACTATTTCTCGATAATATTATTAAAAAATTTAACGAAAAAGATGCACTATATATTAAAAATATAGAAAAAAAAACTAATCATGATATTAAAGCATTAGAATATTTTTTAAAAGAAAAAATTTCTAAATCAAAAAATCTTTCACTATTATCTGAATTTGTACATTTTGGATGTACATCAGAAGATATTAACAATTTAGCATATGCATTGATGTTAAAAGATGTGCGTAGTCAAATAATTTTACCATTATGGAAGAAAATTATATTTTTTTTAAAAAAAATGATTTTTCAATATAAAAACATTCCTTTATTATCTCTAACTCATGGACAACCAGCTACACCATCAACTATGGGTAAAGAAATTGCTAATTTTTACTATCGAATGCAACGTCAGTATATAAAACTTGAAAATATAGAAATATTGGGAAAAATTAACGGTAGTACTGGTAATTATAATGCACATTTAGCAGCATACCCAGAAGTTAATTGGCATAAAATTAGTGAAGAATTTATAAAATCCTTAGGTATTCATTGGAATCCATATACAACTCAAATTGAACCTCATGACTATATTGCAGAATTTTTTAGTTGTATGTCACTTTTTAATACAATATTAATTAATTTTAATCGCGATATGTGGGGCTATATTTCTCTTAATTACTTTAAACAAAAATCAATAGAACAAGAAATAGGCTCTTCAGTAATGCCACATAAAATAAATCCAATTAATTTTGAAAATTCTGAAGGTAATTTAGGTTTGTCCAATGCTTTAATGAATCATATGATAAAAAAGTTACCAATTTCTCGATGGCAACGTGATTTAAGTGATTCTACAGTATTACGTAATTTAGGAGTCGCTATTTCTTATGCAATTATCGCTTATTATTCAGTGTTATCTGGAATTAAAAAGTTAGAAATTAATGAATTTCAATTGTTTAAAAACCTAGATGAAAATTGGTCTATTTTATCTGAACCGATTCAAACTGTTATGCGTCGTTATGGAATTAAAGATGCATACGAACAATTAAAAATATTAACTCGAGGGAAAATAATAAATAAAAATATTATAAAAGATTTTATTTCTAATTTAGATATTCCAAAAAAAGAAAAAGAACGTTTAAACAAAATTACTCCTTTTAATTATATTGGCGCAGCTAGTACAATAATAAATGATATTAAATAA
- a CDS encoding transglycosylase SLT domain-containing protein → MKLGILIISIIFLTGCNKFLNTRPNLKINYFLQKKIIERNLYNWNNLIKEASQKYKVDEKLIKSIIYAESSGNPNAKSSSNAIGLMQIKPSAAGLEVYRLYGKKGQPSIKELYNPKENINIGTAYIHFLEKKFTRIQNKEVMRSAIIVAYVNGMSGLLKIFSKNSKQAITIINTMTMQSFCTYIKKNIQQNKHFLI, encoded by the coding sequence ATGAAATTAGGAATTTTAATTATTTCTATAATATTCTTAACTGGATGTAATAAATTTTTAAATACAAGACCAAATTTAAAAATAAATTATTTTTTACAAAAAAAAATTATAGAAAGGAATTTATACAACTGGAATAATTTAATTAAAGAGGCTTCTCAGAAATACAAAGTTGATGAAAAATTAATTAAATCTATTATTTATGCGGAATCTTCTGGTAATCCCAATGCTAAAAGTAGTTCAAATGCTATCGGATTAATGCAAATTAAACCTTCTGCTGCCGGATTGGAAGTATATCGTTTATATGGGAAAAAAGGTCAACCTTCTATTAAAGAACTATACAATCCAAAAGAAAACATTAACATAGGAACTGCCTATATTCATTTTTTAGAAAAAAAATTCACTCGCATACAAAATAAAGAAGTAATGAGGTCTGCTATTATTGTGGCATATGTTAATGGAATGAGTGGACTTCTTAAAATATTTTCTAAAAATAGTAAACAAGCTATAACCATAATAAATACTATGACAATGCAATCTTTCTGTACATACATAAAAAAAAACATCCAGCAAAACAAGCATTTCCTTATTTAA
- a CDS encoding enoyl-ACP reductase, whose translation MGILKGKKILITGISSTRSIAFGIAKSLYNQQAELAFVCKNEKISKKIKHLANSMESSVILSCDVSNDENIKNLFFNLSKVWKNFDGLVHSIAYCPKEFFHDDFINSITRKGFNIAHEISSYSFLGLVKECRNMLNNFSSLLTLSYIGAQKVIPNYNVMGLAKASLEANVRYMAYTLGEEKIRVNAISPNPIRTVSSYKIKNFNKIKNDSCKQSFLKNSITIENIGNVASFLLSNLSIGITGSVIYVDNGFNVSSINNVL comes from the coding sequence ATGGGAATTTTGAAAGGTAAAAAAATTTTAATTACTGGAATTTCAAGTACTAGATCTATTGCTTTTGGTATAGCAAAATCTTTGTATAATCAGCAAGCAGAATTAGCTTTTGTATGTAAAAATGAAAAAATAAGCAAAAAAATCAAACATTTAGCAAATTCAATGGAATCAAGTGTTATACTATCATGTGACGTTTCTAATGATGAAAATATTAAGAATCTTTTTTTTAATTTAAGTAAAGTATGGAAGAATTTTGATGGTTTAGTCCATTCAATTGCTTATTGTCCTAAAGAATTTTTTCATGATGATTTTATTAATAGTATTACTCGAAAAGGATTTAATATTGCACATGAAATTAGTTCATATAGTTTTTTGGGATTAGTAAAAGAATGTAGAAATATGTTAAATAATTTTTCTTCTCTATTAACATTATCTTATATAGGTGCTCAAAAAGTTATACCTAACTATAATGTTATGGGTTTAGCTAAAGCTTCGTTAGAAGCTAATGTTCGTTATATGGCTTATACTTTAGGTGAGGAAAAAATTAGAGTCAATGCTATTTCACCTAATCCCATTAGGACCGTTTCTTCTTATAAAATCAAAAATTTTAATAAAATAAAAAACGATTCTTGTAAACAATCTTTTTTAAAGAATTCTATTACTATTGAAAATATAGGTAATGTTGCATCTTTTTTATTATCTAATTTATCTATAGGAATTACAGGTTCAGTAATTTATGTTGATAATGGATTTAACGTGAGTAGTATTAATAACGTATTATAA
- the rnb gene encoding exoribonuclease II — protein sequence MFHNNPLLTQLKKNLHAKIPRVEGIVKSTERGFGFLEIDTQKSYFIPPKNMKKVMHGDKIIALLKIEKDREIVEPEKLIEPFLNRFVGKIEEKNNKLFIIPDYPFLKDLIICEPNKNCMNNFYNGDWAVAKLIKHKLKGDHVFYAELIEKIIQEEDPFAPWWVTLARHNLDRKEPLAEENDLLLKENYDRKDLTSLDFITIDNINTKDIDDALFIDETSSHELCLTVAIADPTAYIERGSRLDLIASKRGFTNYLPGFNIPMLPRNLSENICSLNPNQCRPVLACRITILKDGDISDKIDFFLAWIKSKSKLSYEYVSDWIEGSGTWIPPKKSIEKQILLLHRLCLLRIKWRKVNAVLFKDSLEYRFHLSETGKVIDVSIEKRRIAHKIVEESMIIANMSAANFLSKNLGFGIYNVHTGFDLVNAENAVSFLKNYNLNFAVKEIMTLKGFCNLRRVLNILSNNYIDSRIRRFQSFGDFSTIPGPHFALGFSEYATWTSPIRKYSDMINHRLLKSIIKKDQAIKPSEEIKFKISEQRRRNRMAERDVSDWLYTILLQKKKYQNKQFNAEIIDITRSGMRARLIENGANVFIPGVFLHPIREELTFNQELGKVFINGIIHYKVSDFIRVNLSEIRLETRSIIAKPEY from the coding sequence ATGTTCCATAATAATCCATTATTAACACAGTTAAAAAAAAACTTGCATGCCAAGATCCCCCGAGTTGAAGGAATAGTAAAAAGTACTGAAAGAGGATTTGGATTTTTAGAAATCGATACACAGAAAAGTTATTTTATACCTCCTAAAAATATGAAAAAAGTTATGCATGGAGACAAAATAATTGCATTGTTAAAAATAGAAAAAGATAGAGAGATAGTAGAACCTGAAAAATTAATTGAACCTTTTTTAAATAGATTTGTTGGAAAGATAGAAGAAAAAAATAATAAATTATTCATAATACCAGATTATCCATTTTTAAAAGATCTAATAATATGTGAGCCTAATAAAAATTGTATGAATAATTTTTATAATGGAGATTGGGCAGTAGCTAAATTAATAAAACATAAACTTAAAGGAGATCATGTTTTTTACGCTGAATTAATTGAAAAAATTATACAAGAAGAGGATCCATTTGCACCGTGGTGGGTCACTTTAGCACGGCATAATCTTGATAGAAAAGAACCTTTAGCAGAAGAAAATGATCTTCTATTAAAAGAAAATTATGATAGAAAAGATTTAACCAGTTTGGATTTTATTACTATAGATAACATAAATACAAAAGATATTGACGATGCTCTTTTTATCGATGAGACATCTTCTCATGAGCTTTGTTTAACAGTAGCTATTGCTGATCCTACAGCGTATATAGAACGTGGTAGTAGATTAGATTTAATAGCTTCTAAAAGGGGGTTTACAAATTATTTACCAGGATTTAACATTCCTATGTTACCACGAAATTTATCAGAAAACATATGTTCGTTAAATCCTAATCAATGTCGTCCAGTACTAGCATGTCGTATTACTATTTTAAAAGATGGTGATATTTCAGATAAGATTGATTTTTTTTTAGCATGGATAAAATCAAAATCAAAATTATCTTATGAATACGTTTCGGACTGGATCGAAGGATCTGGTACATGGATACCACCTAAAAAATCTATTGAAAAACAAATATTACTTTTACATCGTTTATGTTTATTGCGTATAAAATGGAGGAAGGTGAATGCTGTATTATTTAAAGATAGTTTAGAATATCGATTTCATTTATCTGAAACTGGAAAAGTGATAGATGTGTCAATTGAAAAAAGACGTATAGCCCATAAAATAGTTGAAGAATCTATGATAATTGCAAATATGTCTGCAGCTAATTTTTTATCTAAAAATTTAGGTTTTGGTATATATAATGTCCATACTGGTTTTGATCTTGTTAATGCTGAAAATGCAGTTTCTTTTTTAAAAAATTATAATTTAAACTTTGCTGTTAAAGAAATAATGACGTTAAAAGGTTTTTGTAATCTCAGACGTGTCTTAAATATATTATCAAATAATTATATTGATAGTCGTATTCGTCGTTTTCAGTCTTTTGGAGATTTTAGCACTATACCAGGTCCTCATTTCGCACTTGGTTTTTCAGAATATGCAACGTGGACTTCTCCTATTCGTAAATATAGTGATATGATTAATCATCGATTATTAAAATCTATTATAAAAAAAGATCAAGCAATAAAACCGAGTGAAGAAATAAAATTTAAAATAAGTGAACAAAGAAGACGTAATAGAATGGCTGAAAGAGATGTTTCAGATTGGTTATATACTATATTATTACAGAAAAAAAAGTATCAAAATAAACAATTTAATGCTGAAATTATCGATATTACCAGAAGTGGCATGAGAGCTCGATTAATAGAAAATGGTGCTAATGTTTTCATACCCGGAGTTTTTTTACATCCAATCAGGGAAGAACTAACATTTAATCAAGAACTAGGAAAAGTTTTTATTAATGGTATTATACACTATAAAGTATCTGATTTTATTCGAGTAAATTTATCGGAAATTCGATTAGAAACACGAAGTATTATTGCTAAACCTGAGTATTAA
- a CDS encoding YchE family NAAT transporter: MNISIFDLSIYIKFFIGLCALVNPIGMIPIFTTMTNNQSFLERKKTNLVANISASLILLISLFFGSNILNAFGISINSFRIAGGILIISIAFSMISGEFINKIKIARNQKEENIDNISVVPLAMPLIAGPGAISSTIVWSTYYSTWINLFGCSLAIILFSLVCWLCFQAAPCVVKILGKTGINIITRIMGLLLMSLGIEFIISGTSTIFPGLLH; the protein is encoded by the coding sequence ATGAATATTTCAATTTTTGATTTATCTATATATATAAAATTTTTTATAGGTTTGTGTGCTTTGGTCAATCCAATTGGAATGATTCCTATTTTTACAACAATGACAAATAATCAGTCTTTTTTAGAAAGAAAAAAAACTAATTTAGTAGCTAATATTTCAGCATCATTGATTCTTTTAATATCGTTATTTTTTGGTAGTAATATTTTAAACGCTTTTGGTATATCTATTAATTCTTTTCGCATTGCTGGCGGAATACTAATTATTAGTATAGCATTCTCTATGATTAGTGGTGAATTTATCAATAAAATAAAAATAGCGAGGAACCAAAAAGAAGAAAATATAGATAATATTAGCGTTGTTCCTTTAGCTATGCCTTTAATTGCAGGTCCTGGAGCAATAAGTTCTACTATTGTTTGGAGTACATACTATTCTACTTGGATTAATTTATTTGGATGTAGTTTGGCTATTATTTTGTTTTCTCTGGTATGTTGGTTATGTTTTCAGGCAGCTCCATGTGTCGTGAAAATTTTAGGAAAAACAGGTATTAATATTATTACTCGTATTATGGGTTTACTACTGATGTCTCTTGGAATAGAATTTATCATTTCTGGAACGAGTACTATTTTCCCTGGATTATTACATTAA
- the lipB gene encoding lipoyl(octanoyl) transferase LipB translates to MQNKIIIFRNLGLEHWLTTVHKMNNFTILRNLYTLDEVWFVEHYPIFTQGQINKEKNIIFPNNISLVNTDRGGQITYHGPGQQIVYFLINLKRRKISIRQIIDIMQKIIIETLDHFSIKSYTKKKYPGVYVHKKKICSLGLRVKKGSTLHGLALNVNMDLTPFNYIYPCGDVNIKMTQIKDFNLSIQLMDIQKILIQKISKFLGVTMINGKDKKNK, encoded by the coding sequence TTGCAAAATAAAATAATTATTTTTCGTAATTTAGGATTAGAACATTGGCTTACAACTGTTCACAAAATGAATAATTTTACAATATTACGTAATCTTTATACACTTGATGAAGTTTGGTTCGTTGAACATTATCCGATTTTTACTCAAGGACAAATAAACAAAGAAAAAAATATAATTTTTCCTAATAACATTTCCTTAGTAAATACTGATAGAGGTGGTCAAATTACATATCATGGACCAGGACAACAAATAGTATATTTTTTAATTAATCTAAAACGTCGTAAAATTAGCATACGTCAAATTATTGATATAATGCAAAAAATAATCATAGAAACATTAGATCATTTTTCTATCAAATCATATACGAAAAAAAAATATCCAGGTGTATATGTACATAAAAAGAAAATATGTTCTTTGGGATTAAGAGTTAAAAAAGGTTCTACTTTACATGGTTTAGCACTAAATGTCAACATGGATCTAACACCGTTTAATTATATTTATCCATGTGGAGATGTAAATATAAAAATGACACAAATAAAAGATTTTAATTTAAGCATTCAATTGATGGATATACAGAAGATTTTAATTCAAAAAATATCTAAGTTTTTGGGAGTAACTATGATTAATGGAAAAGATAAAAAAAATAAATAA
- the lipA gene encoding lipoyl synthase: protein MKKYKDIFLENNISNKLNIIPTKTIHKVINILKKPNWIKVKIPINTSRIQHIKNALRKNKLHSVCEEAHCPNLSECFNNGTATFMILGSICTRNCPFCAVSHGTPHSINIEEPKKLSDTVFDMKIDYVVITSVVRDDLYDGGAQHFVNCIQAIRKKNTVKIEILVPDFRGRIDLILRIFNQALPDVFNHNIENIPRMYKTIRPGANYQRSLSLLELFKKKYSNIPTKSGLMLGLGEKDSEIIQVMKDLYSSGVTLLTIGQYLQPSISHLPVQRYVSPLEFESIKQEALSIGFKNAFCGPFVRSSYHANFQSDLSIKK from the coding sequence ATGAAGAAATATAAAGATATTTTCTTAGAAAATAACATATCAAATAAATTAAATATTATTCCTACTAAAACAATTCACAAGGTTATAAATATATTAAAGAAACCTAATTGGATAAAAGTTAAAATACCTATTAATACATCTCGTATACAACATATCAAAAATGCTTTAAGAAAAAATAAATTACATTCTGTTTGTGAAGAAGCCCATTGTCCAAATTTATCTGAATGTTTTAATAACGGTACTGCAACATTTATGATTCTTGGATCAATATGTACACGAAACTGTCCTTTTTGTGCAGTATCTCATGGAACACCTCATTCTATAAATATAGAAGAACCCAAAAAATTATCTGATACAGTATTTGACATGAAAATTGATTATGTTGTAATTACATCCGTCGTTCGTGATGATTTATACGACGGTGGTGCTCAGCATTTTGTTAATTGCATTCAAGCCATTAGAAAAAAAAATACAGTAAAAATTGAAATATTAGTTCCTGATTTCCGAGGAAGAATAGATTTAATTTTAAGAATTTTTAATCAAGCATTACCTGATGTATTTAATCATAATATAGAAAATATTCCTAGAATGTACAAAACAATTCGTCCTGGAGCTAATTATCAAAGGTCATTGTCTTTATTAGAATTATTTAAAAAAAAATACTCCAACATACCAACTAAATCAGGTTTGATGTTAGGACTAGGTGAAAAAGATTCGGAAATTATTCAAGTAATGAAAGATCTTTATTCGAGTGGCGTTACACTGTTAACAATAGGTCAATATCTTCAACCTAGCATCAGTCATTTACCAGTACAACGATATGTATCACCTTTAGAATTTGAAAGTATCAAACAGGAAGCTTTATCGATTGGATTTAAGAATGCTTTTTGCGGTCCTTTTGTTCGTTCGTCATACCATGCTAATTTTCAATCTGATTTGTCTATTAAAAAATAA
- the pyrF gene encoding orotidine-5'-phosphate decarboxylase, with product MLDPNVFKIPKIIIALDFYNKQSAMKLVNLLNPSVYYLKIGKEMFTILGRKFIKELHQMGFNIFLDLKFHDIPNTVFNATKAAADLGIWMLSVHAAGGKKMLISAKKALKSFKKAPLLIAVTALTSLKEKELKEVGINISLTDYILTLSKLSNDCGLDGIVCPGREAKKIKCLFGNKYKIITPGIRVSEDLLYDQNNVITPQEAKEFKIDYIVIGRSITLSKNPIKKLDSILKSMQ from the coding sequence GTGTTAGATCCTAATGTTTTTAAAATACCAAAAATTATTATTGCATTAGATTTTTACAATAAACAATCAGCCATGAAATTAGTCAATCTTCTTAATCCTTCTGTTTATTATTTAAAAATTGGAAAAGAAATGTTTACGATTTTAGGTCGTAAATTTATTAAAGAATTACATCAAATGGGATTTAATATATTTCTTGATTTAAAATTTCATGATATCCCTAATACTGTATTCAATGCTACAAAAGCAGCTGCAGATTTAGGAATTTGGATGCTAAGCGTTCATGCTGCAGGTGGCAAAAAAATGTTAATTTCTGCAAAAAAAGCATTAAAATCTTTTAAAAAAGCTCCTTTATTAATAGCTGTTACAGCACTAACTAGTCTGAAAGAAAAAGAACTTAAAGAAGTTGGGATTAATATTTCATTAACAGATTATATTTTAACTTTATCAAAATTATCTAATGATTGTGGTTTAGATGGAATTGTATGTCCAGGAAGAGAAGCAAAAAAAATAAAATGTTTATTTGGAAATAAATATAAAATTATTACGCCAGGTATTAGAGTTTCTGAAGATTTATTATATGATCAAAATAACGTTATTACTCCTCAAGAAGCAAAAGAATTTAAAATAGATTATATAGTGATAGGACGTTCTATTACCCTGTCTAAAAATCCAATTAAAAAATTAGATTCAATACTAAAATCTATGCAATAA
- the ribA gene encoding GTP cyclohydrolase II: MQLIKIEKAILPTPWGEFFIFGFEEKKNGKNHVALVYGNIKKNTPILARVHSECLTGDALFSLRCDCGNQLEMAMKKIVKEGSGVLIYHRQEGRNIGLLNKIRAYALQDQGLDTVQANQKLGFSADERDFSLCADIFNILNIKKIRLLTNNPFKVQMLSNAGIKIVERVPIITKKNSTNSHYLKTKAEKMGHLLSE; this comes from the coding sequence ATGCAATTAATAAAAATAGAAAAAGCTATATTACCTACTCCTTGGGGGGAATTTTTTATATTTGGTTTTGAAGAAAAGAAAAATGGTAAAAATCATGTAGCGCTTGTATATGGTAATATAAAAAAAAACACTCCCATTCTTGCAAGAGTACATTCAGAATGTCTTACAGGAGACGCTCTTTTTAGTTTGCGATGTGATTGTGGTAATCAATTAGAAATGGCTATGAAAAAAATTGTTAAAGAAGGAAGCGGTGTGTTAATTTATCATCGTCAAGAAGGAAGGAATATTGGTCTTCTTAATAAAATACGTGCATATGCTTTACAAGATCAAGGATTAGATACTGTACAAGCTAATCAGAAACTTGGATTTTCTGCAGATGAAAGAGATTTTTCATTGTGTGCTGATATATTTAATATATTAAATATTAAAAAAATTCGTTTGTTAACAAATAATCCGTTTAAAGTCCAAATGCTCAGTAATGCTGGAATAAAAATTGTAGAAAGAGTCCCTATTATTACAAAAAAAAACTCCACGAATTCTCATTATTTAAAGACTAAGGCTGAAAAAATGGGCCATTTATTATCTGAATAG
- a CDS encoding H-NS family nucleoid-associated regulatory protein has protein sequence MNEILKILNNIRTLRVHSRECSLEILEEILEKFKIIVNERKEEEKKIQEEIENRTIKLKRYREMLIADGINPNELLTKTNSIKSLQKRKRPKRPAKYKYINNNGDFKTWTGQGRTPSVIKDAILKDDKILEDFLL, from the coding sequence ATGAATGAAATACTAAAAATTCTAAATAATATTCGTACGCTTCGTGTACATTCAAGAGAATGTTCTTTAGAAATTCTAGAAGAAATATTAGAAAAATTTAAAATTATTGTAAATGAAAGAAAAGAAGAAGAAAAAAAAATACAAGAAGAAATAGAAAATAGAACTATAAAATTAAAAAGATACAGAGAAATGCTTATTGCTGACGGCATAAATCCAAATGAATTATTAACAAAAACTAATTCTATTAAATCTTTACAAAAACGAAAAAGACCAAAAAGACCAGCAAAATATAAATATATTAACAATAATGGAGATTTTAAAACGTGGACTGGTCAAGGACGCACTCCATCAGTAATAAAAGATGCGATTTTAAAAGATGATAAAATATTAGAGGATTTTTTATTATAA